Proteins encoded together in one Micromonospora auratinigra window:
- a CDS encoding class I SAM-dependent methyltransferase, with the protein MIRDTPVFLGQFARHPFATGAVLPSGATLARDITAAVPRTGHPLVVELGPGTGVFTRLIQTRLAGRGRHLAVELNPTFATALARRHPAVEVVRVDAALLGTLLAERRLGAADVVISGLPWAAFPAARQRAVLDAVVGSLAPGGVFTTFAYRHALPARPARRFHRLLTTVFDEVTVGRTVWRNLPPALVYHCRRPLRTERLTAG; encoded by the coding sequence ATGATCAGGGACACGCCTGTCTTCCTCGGCCAGTTCGCCCGGCACCCGTTCGCCACCGGCGCGGTGCTGCCCAGCGGAGCCACCCTGGCCCGTGACATCACCGCGGCGGTGCCCCGGACGGGGCACCCGCTGGTGGTGGAGCTCGGGCCCGGCACCGGGGTGTTCACCCGGCTGATCCAGACCCGGCTGGCCGGTCGGGGACGGCACCTGGCGGTCGAACTCAACCCCACCTTCGCGACCGCCCTGGCCCGGCGGCACCCCGCCGTCGAGGTGGTACGGGTCGACGCCGCACTGCTCGGGACACTGCTGGCCGAGCGACGGCTCGGGGCCGCCGACGTGGTGATCAGTGGACTGCCCTGGGCCGCCTTCCCGGCCGCCCGGCAGCGGGCCGTGCTGGACGCCGTAGTGGGGTCGCTCGCGCCCGGCGGCGTCTTCACCACCTTCGCGTACCGGCACGCGCTGCCGGCCCGCCCCGCGCGGCGGTTCCACCGGCTGCTGACCACCGTCTTCGACGAGGTGACCGTGGGCCGCACCGTGTGGCGCAATCTGCCGCCGGCACTGGTCTACCACTGCCGTCGCCCGCTGCGAACCGAGCGACTGACGGCGGGCTGA
- a CDS encoding sensor histidine kinase, whose protein sequence is MTGERRSWWPELLLGLATAALGLASTLLSLPEVPRQPVVGVFAVLAGLALVGVRRWPWAVLVAELALIVVGDGLTLTGADTPQLAGAVALAAVAYRSGWRATAAAYLLYLAATLVNVLDPGNTVIFSGGQGVIRLIMLGGIAAAPLAFGRYLRGVREAARAAEERARDVEERRLVETRAARLAERAAIARDLHDIVAHHVAAIALRAGAARYAVQHTGRPEEAVTALGELRDTAGQVLDELRELLEVLRDPEAVEPAEPQVEPAQVIRDAARRLREAGLAVQVTLPMALSTVPLVVGTTAARLVQEALTNTLKHAGPGAIATVDLRLVDGALLLEVTDSGPLRPRPPLPASGYGLSGMRERVGLLGGTLTAGATENGGWRVRARLPIRENT, encoded by the coding sequence GTGACGGGAGAGCGGCGCAGCTGGTGGCCGGAGCTGCTGCTCGGGCTGGCCACCGCCGCCCTGGGCCTGGCGAGCACCCTGCTCAGCCTCCCCGAGGTGCCCCGGCAACCCGTGGTCGGGGTCTTCGCGGTCCTCGCCGGGCTCGCCCTGGTCGGCGTACGCCGGTGGCCCTGGGCGGTGCTGGTCGCGGAGCTGGCGCTGATCGTCGTCGGTGACGGGCTGACCCTCACCGGCGCGGACACCCCCCAGCTCGCGGGGGCCGTGGCCCTCGCCGCGGTCGCCTACCGCTCCGGCTGGCGGGCGACAGCGGCCGCCTACCTGCTCTACCTGGCGGCGACGCTGGTGAACGTGCTGGACCCCGGCAACACGGTGATCTTCAGCGGCGGCCAGGGGGTGATCCGGCTGATCATGCTCGGCGGGATCGCCGCCGCGCCGCTGGCGTTCGGACGCTACCTGCGGGGCGTGCGGGAGGCCGCGCGGGCGGCCGAGGAGCGGGCCCGGGACGTGGAGGAGCGCCGCCTGGTGGAGACCCGGGCCGCGCGGCTCGCCGAGCGGGCCGCGATCGCCCGCGACCTGCACGACATCGTGGCGCACCACGTCGCCGCGATCGCGCTGCGCGCCGGGGCCGCCCGGTACGCGGTGCAGCACACCGGCCGGCCGGAGGAGGCGGTGACCGCGCTCGGCGAGCTGCGCGACACCGCCGGTCAGGTGCTGGACGAGCTGCGCGAGCTGCTGGAGGTGCTCCGGGACCCGGAGGCGGTGGAGCCGGCCGAGCCTCAGGTGGAGCCCGCCCAGGTGATCCGGGACGCGGCCCGGCGGCTGCGGGAGGCGGGCCTGGCGGTGCAGGTGACCCTGCCGATGGCGCTGTCGACGGTGCCGCTGGTGGTCGGCACGACGGCCGCCCGGCTGGTCCAGGAGGCGCTGACGAACACGCTCAAGCACGCCGGTCCGGGCGCGATCGCCACGGTGGACCTCCGGCTGGTGGACGGTGCGCTGCTGCTGGAGGTCACGGACAGCGGCCCGCTGCGGCCCCGCCCCCCGCTGCCCGCCTCCGGGTACGGGCTGAGCGGCATGCGCGAGCGGGTCGGCCTGCTGGGTGGCACGCTCACCGCGGGGGCCACCGAGAACGGCGGATGGCGGGTCCGGGCCCGGTTGCCGATCAGGGAGAACACATGA